In Oceanobacillus sp. FSL K6-2867, one DNA window encodes the following:
- a CDS encoding ParM/StbA family protein, with protein MVKSRIAAVDVGNDALKGNFGKLENELYIPNVIAPDLEDRPVIGIEDLDEKEVLDNIHIRVHSPALDENNIVYRVGNLATKTNNSQELDPGSSKSEEDQTLIMLFAALALDAVSANDFKAKNDVIDATYTLGTGLPLREVKDGKDVGYRSQLLGSVHQVEFLVTPKHQGKKVNIKFDEVKVYPEGFAAYVNLIMDNDLKVINKELIDKQILIQDIGGLSTDIAVIRNRNVDDDKAQGFNLGVSESLEAIREEIRSRHGVELDSRRDVVDIITRKNDRHHIMVRGSRTNVHDITDHILLDLAKKEYRFLRNVWAKNSQSEICYFVGGGSAVLKDYIKALNNKLDGYNIEFFEDENESIWMMANAYYKLITDFSRKAEKDTKEEKTTEKAK; from the coding sequence ATGGTGAAATCAAGAATTGCAGCAGTGGACGTTGGAAACGATGCACTGAAAGGAAACTTTGGTAAATTAGAAAATGAATTGTACATTCCGAACGTGATTGCACCTGATCTGGAAGATCGTCCTGTAATCGGGATTGAAGACTTAGATGAGAAAGAGGTATTGGATAATATTCATATCCGTGTACACTCCCCTGCTTTAGATGAAAATAATATTGTATATCGAGTAGGGAATCTCGCAACAAAAACAAACAATTCTCAAGAACTTGATCCAGGTAGCAGTAAATCAGAAGAAGATCAAACATTGATAATGCTTTTTGCTGCATTGGCATTAGATGCCGTATCTGCAAATGACTTTAAAGCAAAAAATGATGTAATCGATGCGACATATACATTAGGGACAGGCCTTCCTTTAAGAGAAGTAAAGGATGGAAAAGATGTTGGCTACCGTTCACAATTATTAGGATCTGTACATCAGGTGGAATTTCTTGTTACTCCAAAGCACCAAGGTAAAAAAGTAAATATTAAATTTGATGAAGTAAAAGTATATCCAGAAGGATTTGCGGCATATGTTAATTTAATTATGGACAATGATTTAAAAGTTATTAATAAAGAATTGATTGATAAGCAAATTTTAATTCAGGATATTGGCGGATTATCAACAGATATTGCTGTTATTCGAAATCGAAATGTCGATGATGATAAGGCGCAAGGGTTCAACCTGGGTGTCTCTGAGTCATTAGAAGCAATACGTGAAGAAATCAGGTCACGACATGGTGTGGAATTGGACAGCCGTCGCGATGTGGTTGATATTATTACTCGAAAAAATGATCGTCACCACATTATGGTTAGAGGTAGCAGAACAAATGTCCATGATATTACCGATCACATACTGCTTGATTTGGCGAAAAAAGAATATCGCTTCCTAAGAAATGTCTGGGCAAAAAACTCCCAATCAGAAATTTGCTATTTTGTAGGCGGAGGATCTGCAGTATTGAAGGACTACATTAAAGCATTAAATAATAAACTCGATGGCTACAATATCGAATTCTTTGAGGATGAGAATGAAAGCATCTGGATGATGGCAAATGCGTATTATAAGTTGATCACCGATTTTAGTCGTAAAGCAGAAAAAGATACAAAGGAAGAAAAAACGACAGAAAAAGCAAAATAA
- a CDS encoding RNA polymerase sigma factor codes for MLLGDQEARLIKKIKKGNQGAFKKLYDIYADYSLRTAYAITNNTSDASDIVQETFIKVFRNIDSYDSKKPFKPWFYQILVNESRRYMKKKSQEAISVESEQLLDHFNQHETELQDYEQLEMAMEQLGEQHRTILVLKYINGFSEKELADMLQLNINTVKSRLYKARQKLKAVIGGAKDE; via the coding sequence ATGCTGTTGGGCGATCAGGAAGCAAGACTCATCAAGAAAATAAAAAAGGGGAATCAGGGAGCATTCAAAAAGCTCTATGACATCTACGCCGATTATTCATTGCGAACAGCCTACGCCATAACAAACAATACAAGCGATGCATCTGATATCGTTCAGGAAACATTTATAAAGGTATTTCGAAACATTGATTCCTACGATAGTAAGAAGCCATTTAAACCATGGTTTTATCAAATTTTAGTCAATGAATCAAGAAGGTATATGAAAAAGAAATCGCAGGAAGCAATCAGTGTTGAATCCGAGCAATTATTAGACCATTTTAATCAACATGAAACGGAGCTGCAGGATTATGAACAACTGGAAATGGCAATGGAGCAGCTGGGTGAGCAGCATCGAACAATTTTAGTTTTAAAGTATATCAATGGCTTCTCGGAAAAGGAATTAGCCGACATGCTGCAATTAAATATCAATACAGTTAAGTCGAGGCTGTATAAAGCAAGACAAAAATTAAAAGCAGTTATAGGGGGTGCCAAAGATGAGTAG
- a CDS encoding ABC transporter substrate-binding protein, which produces MKKVMMLLAIIGIVVLTACGSDDASGSDDTTSEGGDTYTIGATQIVEHPSLDAAYEGFQEALKDAGLEVEYDFQSAQNDQNNVKPISDGFVADSVDLIFANSTPSALGALQATSDIPILFTSVTDAVDAGLVPSMEEAGENITGVVDLHPDQIGATVEFISTYFEGAKIGMLYNAGEQNSVKQIETVKKAAEGTELEVVERTVANSSEVQQAANTLVGEVDIFYIITDNTVVSALESVIGVANDQDIPLIVGEPDSLAKGGFATFGIDYHTIGYRTGEMAAEILTGKKSPSDIPAEYPPEIQLFINKQGAEEQGVKWNADWDDTAQFIE; this is translated from the coding sequence GTGAAAAAGGTAATGATGCTACTAGCAATAATTGGGATAGTTGTATTAACTGCTTGTGGGTCTGACGATGCATCTGGATCAGATGACACGACATCTGAAGGTGGAGATACATATACAATCGGTGCAACACAAATCGTCGAACATCCATCACTTGATGCAGCATATGAAGGGTTTCAGGAAGCGCTGAAAGATGCTGGGCTTGAGGTGGAATATGATTTTCAAAGTGCGCAAAATGATCAAAACAATGTCAAGCCGATCTCAGATGGCTTTGTAGCAGACAGCGTTGATTTGATATTCGCTAACTCAACGCCGAGTGCTCTTGGGGCGCTGCAAGCAACAAGTGATATTCCGATTCTCTTTACATCGGTTACGGATGCGGTTGATGCTGGTCTCGTACCATCTATGGAGGAGGCAGGTGAAAATATTACAGGCGTTGTAGATTTACATCCTGATCAAATTGGAGCAACTGTTGAATTCATTAGCACCTATTTTGAAGGGGCAAAGATAGGAATGCTTTACAACGCTGGCGAGCAAAATTCAGTTAAACAGATTGAAACCGTTAAAAAGGCGGCGGAAGGTACTGAACTTGAGGTTGTCGAGCGAACAGTTGCAAATTCATCTGAAGTACAGCAAGCTGCAAATACGCTTGTAGGCGAAGTGGATATTTTTTATATTATTACAGATAACACAGTCGTTTCTGCTTTAGAAAGTGTTATTGGAGTAGCGAATGATCAAGATATTCCGCTGATTGTAGGTGAACCTGACTCCTTAGCAAAAGGTGGATTTGCTACATTTGGAATCGATTACCATACAATTGGATATCGTACAGGCGAAATGGCTGCGGAAATTCTGACTGGTAAAAAGTCGCCGAGTGATATTCCTGCTGAGTACCCACCAGAGATTCAATTGTTTATTAATAAGCAAGGTGCTGAGGAGCAAGGTGTGAAGTGGAATGCCGACTGGGATGATACCGCACAATTCATAGAGTAA
- a CDS encoding ABC transporter permease: protein MFISMFGAVESGVIYAIMALGVYLTFRVLDFPDLTVDGSFVTGASVAALSIVNGVPPILATIFALAAGFLAGCITGLLHTKGKVNALLSGILMMTALYSINLRILGQPTLSMLHETTIFNQLNSIWSSTAIDDTLDNLLSVLGLDRFPSTWGILLIMTVVTIIIKLVTDYYLKTEVGLALRAIGDNKRMIRSFSANTDNLTIIGVGLSNGLVALAGALIGQLGGFADVNMGIGMIVIGLASVIIGEALFGTKTIARATLAVIGGAIIYRIIVTLALRVDFLETGDMKFITAAIVIIALVAPKVLQMQKERKRRIQKRRQLGGDSHA from the coding sequence ATGTTTATATCCATGTTTGGAGCTGTTGAATCAGGAGTTATTTATGCCATTATGGCATTAGGTGTTTATTTAACATTCCGTGTACTCGATTTTCCGGATTTAACAGTGGATGGCAGCTTTGTAACGGGTGCATCGGTGGCAGCACTCTCAATTGTAAATGGTGTTCCTCCTATATTAGCAACAATATTCGCACTTGCAGCTGGGTTTCTGGCAGGATGTATTACAGGTTTATTGCATACAAAAGGAAAAGTAAATGCATTGCTTTCTGGAATTCTCATGATGACAGCTTTATATTCTATAAATCTACGCATTTTGGGACAACCTACCTTATCCATGCTTCATGAAACAACTATCTTCAACCAGCTTAATTCCATCTGGTCTTCGACAGCAATTGATGACACGCTGGATAATCTCCTCAGTGTTCTGGGGTTAGACCGATTTCCTTCAACTTGGGGGATTTTGCTTATAATGACAGTTGTAACGATTATTATTAAACTTGTGACAGACTACTATTTGAAAACTGAGGTTGGGTTAGCGCTTCGTGCTATTGGGGACAATAAACGAATGATTCGCAGCTTTTCGGCAAATACAGACAATCTTACTATTATAGGTGTTGGTTTGTCGAACGGTCTTGTTGCATTGGCGGGGGCTCTTATCGGCCAGCTTGGTGGGTTTGCAGATGTAAATATGGGAATTGGTATGATTGTCATAGGACTGGCTTCAGTTATTATCGGGGAAGCATTATTTGGCACAAAGACAATTGCCCGAGCAACACTTGCTGTAATCGGTGGTGCAATCATTTACCGGATAATTGTAACACTGGCACTGCGCGTTGATTTCCTGGAAACAGGCGATATGAAGTTCATTACAGCAGCGATTGTTATTATCGCATTAGTAGCACCAAAAGTTCTCCAAATGCAGAAGGAAAGGAAACGGCGCATCCAAAAACGCAGGCAGCTAGGAGGAGATTCACATGCTTAA
- a CDS encoding ABC transporter ATP-binding protein, with protein sequence MLNVKNISVTFNEGTLDEKKALNNIELEMAAGDFVTVIGSNGAGKSTLMNVISGNILPDAGDVIIGGKQVVHLPEYKRSAFIGRVFQDPMAGTAPSMTIEENLAMAYSRNKKRRLKFGVTKKRKDMFKDYLKTLNLGLEDRLSAKVGLLSGGERQALSLLMATFTNPNILLLDEHTAALDPSRAELITSLTEKVVRESGLTTLMVTHNMQQALDLGNRLIMMDKGQIIFEANDEEKQKLTVKDLLQEFQRIRGQQLEDDRAVLS encoded by the coding sequence ATGCTTAATGTCAAGAATATATCTGTAACCTTCAATGAAGGTACATTAGATGAAAAGAAGGCGTTAAATAACATTGAACTCGAAATGGCCGCTGGGGATTTTGTGACAGTTATTGGCAGTAATGGAGCAGGGAAGTCGACCTTGATGAATGTCATTTCCGGCAATATTCTTCCAGATGCAGGGGATGTTATTATAGGTGGGAAACAAGTTGTTCATTTACCGGAATATAAGCGTTCTGCCTTTATTGGCCGGGTATTCCAAGATCCAATGGCGGGGACGGCACCATCCATGACAATTGAGGAAAACCTAGCGATGGCTTATTCGCGCAATAAAAAAAGAAGGTTAAAGTTTGGCGTAACGAAGAAAAGGAAAGACATGTTCAAAGATTATTTGAAAACGTTAAATTTAGGCCTTGAAGACCGACTGTCTGCTAAAGTTGGTTTACTGTCAGGAGGAGAAAGGCAAGCCCTTTCCTTATTGATGGCAACCTTTACAAATCCTAATATCCTGCTTCTTGATGAGCATACTGCAGCACTCGATCCATCTCGAGCAGAACTAATTACCTCACTTACCGAAAAAGTAGTAAGAGAGTCAGGATTAACGACCCTAATGGTTACCCATAATATGCAGCAGGCACTAGACCTAGGCAATAGACTAATCATGATGGATAAAGGGCAAATCATATTTGAGGCGAATGATGAAGAGAAGCAGAAATTGACTGTTAAAGATCTCTTGCAGGAGTTCCAGCGGATTCGCGGCCAGCAATTGGAAGATGACCGTGCCGTTTTAAGCTGA
- the gdhA gene encoding NADP-specific glutamate dehydrogenase — MTKSYLLSKKSDTDQQVQRYLDEVYATVVSRNPNETEFHQAVALIFKSLSPILKKYPHYMEKGILEQLVEPERVITFRVPWIDDNGKVNVNRGFRVQFNSALGPYKGGLRFHPSVNLSIVKFLGLEQIIKNALTGQPIGGGKGGADFDPKGKSDIEIMRFCQSYMSELAKHIGPDTDIPAGDIGVGAAEIGYMFGQYKKIRGNFEAGVLTGKGLGYGGSLARKEATGYGAIYFVEEMLKSKGLSILGSTTVVSGSGNVAIYAMEKAISLGAKVVACSDSDGFIYDENGIDLDTIKEIKEVNKDRIECYLEKHPSAAYFSGCNGIWSIPCDVALPCATQNEIDADSAKRLISHGVKAVAEGANMPCTPEAIDAFLENDVLFGPAKAANAGGVAVSALEMAQNSMRLSWTFEEVDEKLQQIMKNTYDSCLAASIEFEAEGNLEIGSNIAGFKRVADAMVAQGVI; from the coding sequence ATGACAAAATCTTATTTATTAAGTAAGAAAAGTGACACTGATCAACAAGTACAACGTTATTTAGATGAGGTATACGCAACCGTTGTCTCCCGCAACCCAAATGAGACTGAGTTTCATCAGGCTGTAGCTTTAATCTTCAAATCCCTTTCCCCTATTCTAAAAAAATATCCGCATTATATGGAAAAAGGTATTTTGGAGCAGCTGGTTGAACCAGAAAGGGTTATTACTTTCCGTGTACCATGGATTGATGACAACGGTAAAGTGAATGTGAACCGGGGATTCCGCGTCCAGTTCAATAGTGCGCTCGGCCCTTATAAAGGTGGTTTGCGTTTTCATCCATCTGTAAATTTAAGTATTGTAAAATTCCTGGGACTTGAGCAAATCATTAAGAATGCATTGACTGGTCAGCCAATTGGCGGCGGTAAGGGCGGTGCCGACTTTGATCCAAAAGGGAAATCAGATATTGAAATCATGCGATTTTGTCAAAGCTACATGAGCGAGCTTGCAAAACATATCGGTCCGGACACCGATATTCCCGCTGGAGATATTGGTGTCGGAGCGGCTGAAATTGGTTATATGTTTGGCCAATACAAGAAAATCCGCGGTAATTTTGAAGCGGGTGTCTTAACCGGGAAAGGATTAGGGTACGGCGGAAGTCTTGCTCGTAAAGAAGCAACAGGTTACGGCGCAATCTATTTCGTCGAGGAAATGCTAAAAAGCAAAGGTTTGAGCATCCTTGGAAGTACAACAGTTGTATCCGGATCCGGAAACGTTGCAATTTATGCAATGGAAAAGGCTATTTCACTTGGGGCAAAAGTTGTCGCGTGCAGTGATTCAGATGGGTTTATTTACGATGAAAATGGAATTGATTTAGATACAATCAAAGAAATCAAAGAAGTGAACAAGGATAGAATTGAGTGCTATCTCGAAAAACATCCATCTGCAGCATATTTTTCGGGCTGTAATGGAATATGGTCTATTCCTTGTGACGTGGCTTTACCTTGTGCTACACAGAATGAGATTGATGCAGATTCTGCTAAAAGGCTGATTTCTCATGGTGTAAAAGCAGTTGCTGAAGGGGCAAATATGCCTTGTACACCAGAAGCTATCGATGCATTCTTAGAAAATGATGTCTTATTCGGACCTGCCAAAGCAGCGAATGCTGGTGGTGTAGCAGTTTCAGCTTTAGAAATGGCACAGAACAGCATGCGTTTGTCATGGACATTTGAAGAAGTAGATGAAAAGCTGCAGCAAATCATGAAAAACACGTATGACAGTTGTTTAGCAGCTTCCATAGAATTTGAAGCAGAAGGCAACTTAGAAATCGGATCAAATATCGCAGGGTTTAAACGTGTCGCCGATGCAATGGTGGCACAAGGCGTAATTTAA
- a CDS encoding LysR family transcriptional regulator, with product MELKQIKYFIEVAKREHVTEAADAMHIAQSAVSRQLFKLEEELGVNLFIREGRNVRLTPIGKIFMEHMEKAIHVIDEAEQVIKEYTDPERGTVHIGFPSSLASNMLPTSISAFREEHPNVKFKLKQGTYYELVEAVKKSEINMALLGPIPQNEPKLKGTILFSENMVALLPVRHPLANEPGIKLNQLRKDSFVLFRKGFILRNVVVDACNQLGFHPQVSFEGEDIEAIKGLVSAGLGVTLIPEITLIDHIPHGTVKVPIINPNVSRTVGVMVSAERSLLPTEKRFYEFLKNFYMRLEKFQN from the coding sequence TTGGAGCTAAAACAAATTAAGTATTTTATCGAGGTCGCAAAAAGGGAACATGTAACAGAAGCCGCAGATGCAATGCATATTGCACAATCTGCTGTCAGTCGCCAGCTGTTTAAACTTGAAGAAGAGCTCGGAGTCAATTTGTTTATCCGGGAAGGTCGCAACGTCAGATTAACACCGATTGGAAAAATATTTATGGAACATATGGAAAAGGCAATTCATGTAATTGATGAAGCAGAACAGGTTATTAAAGAATATACGGATCCAGAAAGAGGAACGGTCCATATCGGCTTTCCAAGCAGCCTGGCCAGCAATATGCTGCCAACATCTATTTCCGCTTTTCGGGAGGAGCATCCGAACGTAAAGTTTAAATTGAAGCAGGGAACCTATTATGAATTGGTTGAAGCGGTCAAGAAGAGTGAAATTAATATGGCGTTATTAGGTCCAATTCCACAGAATGAGCCGAAATTAAAGGGAACTATTTTGTTTTCAGAAAATATGGTTGCATTACTGCCAGTGCGTCACCCGCTTGCAAATGAACCTGGCATCAAGCTAAATCAATTACGCAAAGATTCCTTTGTTTTGTTCCGTAAAGGATTTATTTTGCGAAATGTTGTTGTCGATGCTTGTAACCAGCTTGGTTTCCATCCTCAAGTATCCTTTGAAGGAGAAGATATTGAGGCAATTAAAGGACTCGTATCTGCAGGGCTTGGTGTAACATTGATTCCTGAAATTACATTAATCGACCATATACCCCATGGAACGGTAAAAGTCCCAATTATCAATCCCAATGTTTCCCGTACGGTAGGAGTCATGGTTTCAGCAGAACGTTCTTTGCTACCTACTGAAAAACGATTCTATGAATTTTTGAAGAACTTTTATATGCGGTTGGAGAAATTTCAAAATTAG
- a CDS encoding ribonucleoside-diphosphate reductase subunit alpha: MITETKQDPSTIEQLVKLATDGLSVEIDHFMEKALRTIKPEMGIEKVADRLIKIALENIDEVNPAWTYVAARIYLQELYRKAGENRNYNAETRYGSLYELIQMLTDEGAYAPNIISKYTKSEIDHFGSIIEPDRDLLFNYLGIYTVATRYLATDHNKNIYELPQERWMVIAMYLMQDEDSSHRTKLVEEAYWALSNLYMTVATPTLTNAGKTHGQLSSCFIDTVDDSLQSIYDSNTDIAKLSKNGGGIGVYMGKIRARGSSIKGFKGMSSGVVPWIKQLNNTAVSVDQLGTRKGAIAIYLDVWHQDIESFLDLKLNNGDDRMRAHDIFTGVCLPDYFMEQVEQRGEWHLFDPHEVRQVMGYSLEEFYDEEKGNGTWREKYLECVANENLSRKTVNAIDIMKRVMVSQLETGTPFMFYRDEVNRQNANSHQGMIYCSNLCTEITQNQSPTQFVEEYLEKENTIVKKYQPGDYVVCNLSSINLGKAVPDNVLDRLIKIQVRMLDNVIDINTLPIMQAELTNKKYRAIGLGTFGWHHLLAKENIEWESDQAVSYADELYEKIAYLTIKNSMELSKEKGSYPAFEGSKWSTGAYFKQKGYTTNEWEALQEEVQENGMRNGYLMAVAPNSTTAMIAGSTASIDPIFNVFYSEEKKDFKIPVTAPELDHRTYNIYRRSAYIVDQRWSVKQNAVRQKHIDQSISFNFYVPNTIRASILLDLHLQAWREGLKTTYYVRSTSNDVEECEWCQS; encoded by the coding sequence ATGATTACAGAAACGAAACAGGATCCAAGTACAATTGAGCAGCTTGTCAAACTAGCAACAGACGGGCTTTCTGTCGAAATTGATCATTTTATGGAGAAAGCATTACGAACCATCAAACCAGAAATGGGGATCGAAAAAGTTGCAGATCGATTAATTAAAATTGCATTGGAAAATATAGATGAAGTAAACCCGGCATGGACATACGTTGCAGCAAGAATTTATTTGCAAGAGCTTTACCGTAAAGCAGGAGAAAACCGCAATTATAATGCGGAGACTCGATATGGATCGCTGTATGAGTTAATTCAAATGTTAACCGATGAAGGGGCATATGCGCCGAACATCATCTCAAAATATACGAAATCTGAAATTGACCACTTCGGTAGCATTATTGAGCCAGATAGAGATCTACTATTTAACTATTTAGGAATTTATACGGTAGCTACACGTTATTTGGCAACCGATCATAATAAAAACATTTATGAACTACCACAGGAACGCTGGATGGTTATTGCTATGTACTTGATGCAGGATGAAGACTCATCTCACAGAACGAAGCTTGTAGAAGAAGCGTACTGGGCATTAAGTAATCTCTATATGACAGTAGCAACACCAACCTTAACGAATGCAGGAAAAACACATGGTCAATTATCAAGCTGCTTTATTGATACAGTGGATGATAGCCTGCAATCGATTTATGACAGTAACACTGATATTGCGAAGCTTTCTAAAAACGGTGGCGGAATTGGTGTTTATATGGGGAAAATCCGTGCGAGAGGAAGCTCCATTAAAGGATTCAAAGGAATGTCCAGTGGTGTTGTGCCATGGATTAAGCAGCTAAACAACACAGCAGTAAGTGTTGACCAGCTTGGTACGAGAAAAGGAGCAATCGCCATTTATTTAGACGTTTGGCATCAAGATATTGAGTCCTTCCTTGACTTGAAGCTGAATAATGGGGATGACCGCATGCGTGCCCATGATATTTTTACAGGAGTTTGTTTACCAGATTATTTTATGGAGCAAGTAGAACAACGCGGCGAATGGCATCTGTTCGATCCACATGAAGTGCGTCAAGTAATGGGCTATTCCCTAGAAGAATTTTATGATGAAGAAAAAGGGAATGGAACATGGAGAGAAAAATATCTAGAATGTGTGGCAAATGAGAACTTATCGCGTAAAACAGTAAATGCAATTGATATTATGAAACGTGTTATGGTATCCCAGCTTGAAACAGGTACACCGTTCATGTTTTATCGTGATGAAGTGAATCGCCAAAATGCCAATAGCCACCAAGGGATGATTTACTGCTCGAACCTATGTACAGAAATTACCCAAAACCAATCACCAACACAATTTGTGGAAGAATACCTTGAAAAAGAAAACACAATCGTGAAGAAATATCAGCCTGGTGATTATGTTGTTTGTAACCTAAGCTCGATTAACTTAGGAAAAGCAGTTCCTGATAATGTGCTTGACCGATTAATTAAAATTCAAGTTCGTATGTTAGATAACGTTATTGATATTAATACATTGCCAATTATGCAAGCAGAACTGACGAACAAGAAGTATCGTGCAATTGGATTAGGAACTTTTGGATGGCATCATCTGCTGGCAAAAGAGAATATTGAATGGGAATCTGATCAAGCAGTAAGCTATGCAGATGAATTGTATGAGAAAATTGCCTACTTAACGATCAAGAATAGTATGGAGCTTAGCAAGGAAAAAGGAAGCTACCCAGCCTTCGAAGGAAGTAAATGGAGTACAGGAGCTTACTTTAAGCAAAAGGGCTATACAACTAACGAATGGGAAGCACTGCAAGAAGAAGTACAGGAGAACGGTATGCGTAACGGTTATTTGATGGCAGTAGCACCGAACTCAACGACAGCGATGATTGCTGGCTCAACAGCTAGTATCGATCCAATTTTCAATGTGTTCTATAGTGAAGAGAAGAAAGACTTTAAGATTCCTGTCACTGCGCCAGAGCTTGACCACCGCACATACAATATATATCGCCGTTCTGCATATATCGTTGATCAGCGCTGGTCTGTTAAACAAAATGCAGTAAGACAGAAACATATTGATCAAAGTATTTCATTTAACTTCTATGTGCCGAATACAATTCGTGCATCGATTTTATTAGATCTCCATTTGCAAGCATGGCGTGAGGGACTGAAAACGACTTATTATGTTCGTTCAACGTCGAATGATGTCGAAGAATGTGAGTGGTGTCAAAGTTGA
- a CDS encoding flavodoxin: protein MVSKLRAIIAYLSYSGNTAEVAELIESKLKRDGISVDMHRIGIDAPFDPESYDFVFLGTFTWEMGSTPDEVKDLILEIGYKPDNMVVFGTGDTQFGGDDLFCKAVDKLVKFYDSKWTGLKIEQSPRGSQEEKVEIWLEGVLHHVKSFA, encoded by the coding sequence GTGGTGTCAAAGTTGAGGGCGATTATCGCATATTTATCGTACAGTGGAAACACAGCAGAAGTAGCGGAACTGATTGAAAGCAAATTAAAGCGAGATGGTATATCTGTGGATATGCATCGAATCGGAATTGATGCACCATTTGACCCTGAGAGCTATGATTTTGTTTTCCTTGGAACGTTTACTTGGGAAATGGGGAGTACACCAGACGAAGTGAAAGACCTCATACTGGAGATTGGCTATAAACCAGATAATATGGTTGTTTTTGGAACGGGAGATACCCAATTTGGCGGGGATGACTTATTCTGCAAAGCTGTGGATAAGTTAGTGAAATTTTATGATAGTAAGTGGACTGGTCTGAAAATTGAGCAGTCCCCTAGAGGAAGTCAGGAAGAAAAAGTTGAAATTTGGTTGGAAGGAGTACTGCATCATGTCAAGAGCTTTGCTTGA
- a CDS encoding ribonucleotide-diphosphate reductase subunit beta: protein MSRALLEKAKTLEPLNPNKSTGLFGGKSSGILNWNDIAYPHWYKMYKRLVGNYWQADEVNMSSDVKQFPTLTEEERDAYLKIIGLLSTLDAPQTRTALLISLYATDPSVQSIMAVIAQQEAVHNESYSYVLSSVVSLDEQNKAFQLGRVDEVLLKRNENLTKQYNEFVEEPTVENILKTLVYTSLLEGMFFYSGFAFFYNLARQNKMVGTSTMISYINRDELEHGRFIGELFRATLAENPDYNTAEFTDWVYDHFRESVDLEIEWSNYVLAEVEGIDLDEMAGYIKYRANKMLRLMGLSEIYPQHVDNPMKWIRAYVDNFDGTKTDFFEQKSRQYTKTSDLNGFDDL from the coding sequence ATGTCAAGAGCTTTGCTTGAAAAGGCTAAAACTTTGGAGCCGCTGAATCCAAATAAATCGACCGGATTATTCGGCGGAAAATCAAGTGGAATTTTAAACTGGAATGATATTGCTTATCCACATTGGTACAAAATGTATAAACGACTTGTGGGTAATTACTGGCAAGCAGATGAAGTAAATATGTCCAGTGATGTGAAGCAATTCCCGACATTAACAGAAGAAGAGCGCGACGCTTACTTGAAAATAATTGGATTGTTATCCACACTCGATGCGCCGCAAACAAGAACTGCACTCTTAATTTCGTTATACGCAACAGATCCTTCTGTACAATCGATTATGGCCGTGATTGCACAGCAGGAAGCAGTGCATAATGAGAGCTATTCGTATGTATTATCATCTGTTGTTTCATTAGATGAACAAAATAAAGCATTCCAGCTCGGACGAGTTGATGAAGTGCTACTTAAAAGAAATGAAAACTTAACGAAGCAATACAATGAATTTGTGGAAGAACCAACAGTGGAAAACATATTAAAAACATTGGTATATACGTCACTACTTGAAGGTATGTTCTTCTATTCTGGTTTTGCATTCTTTTACAATCTGGCACGTCAAAATAAAATGGTAGGTACATCAACGATGATTAGCTACATTAATCGTGATGAGCTGGAGCACGGACGCTTTATTGGAGAACTATTCCGTGCGACATTGGCAGAGAATCCAGATTACAATACGGCAGAATTTACGGATTGGGTTTATGATCATTTCCGTGAATCGGTTGATTTAGAGATTGAATGGTCAAACTATGTATTGGCAGAAGTAGAAGGTATTGATTTAGATGAAATGGCAGGATATATTAAATATCGTGCAAACAAAATGCTCCGCTTGATGGGCTTAAGTGAAATCTATCCACAACATGTTGATAACCCAATGAAGTGGATCCGTGCATATGTGGATAACTTTGATGGAACCAAAACAGATTTCTTTGAACAGAAATCAAGACAATATACGAAGACAAGTGACCTTAACGGATTTGATGATCTATAA